The sequence GATGCTACCAAAGGTGGCCATCGGTCGACACTGTTGTGCTCAGTCCACCAACTTGGAGAACTACCGACCCCTCGTAGGGGACGCCTTGATCGACGAAATCAACGGGCTGGCCGCTGAGCTCAACGGGGTCCGCATCTGCCACATCAACAGCACGGCGGAAGGCGGCGGGGTAGCGGAACTCTTGGCACGCCACATCCCGCTCCTGCAGGCCCTTGGCCTCTCGACCGACTGGCGATTGATTCATGGCGACCCCGCGTTCTTTCAGATCACCAAAGGATTCCACAATGCCTTGCAAGGGGGGGCGTTTCCTCTCACTGAAGCCGTGCAGCAGACGTACCTCGAGCACAATCAGGAAAGCGCCAGTCTCCTAGAGGCAGACTATGATGTCTACATTATCCACGACCCCCAGCCTGCAGCCATACGCCACTTTGTGGAGGCCCCGAAAGCCGTGTGGATCTGGCGCTGTCACATCGACAGCTCAGAACCTAACCCCGAGGTCTGGTCCTTTCTCCGCCCCTTTATCGAGGACTACGATGTGGTGGTCTTTACCATGCCGGATTTCTTGCCGCCGGATCTCCAGATTGACCGCGTGGCCTTCATCGCCCCGGTCATTGATCCCCTGAGCACCAAGAACATGGAACTGCCCCTAGAGATCTGTCGGCG comes from Candidatus Methylomirabilota bacterium and encodes:
- a CDS encoding glycosyltransferase, which codes for MLPKVAIGRHCCAQSTNLENYRPLVGDALIDEINGLAAELNGVRICHINSTAEGGGVAELLARHIPLLQALGLSTDWRLIHGDPAFFQITKGFHNALQGGAFPLTEAVQQTYLEHNQESASLLEADYDVYIIHDPQPAAIRHFVEAPKAVWIWRCHIDSSEPNPEVWSFLRPFIEDYDVVVFTMPDFLPPDLQIDRVAFIAPVIDPLSTKNMELPLEICRRVLADSGLDLHRPILLQVSRFDPWKDPLGVIRVYRLVKERMPDVQLALIGAMARDDPEGWVLLEMINEEAVNDPDLYVFTNLTGVGNMEVNAFQRGADLVIQKSLKEGFGLVISEAFWKGKAVVAGKAGGIPMQFPPDFRNFLVESVEECAEKVFTLITQPKVRAAFGRAGRERVRQEFLLPRLVRDELALIRDALGDGAR